A single genomic interval of uncultured Desulfobacter sp. harbors:
- a CDS encoding HD domain-containing phosphohydrolase, whose translation MLENVILKRFKTTSRRIAVPALLTVVLYLIAMFIIFLPQIERSFISRKKEMIRELTETVWSLLESYHERELSGELTLPEAQLRATLRIGKLRYGPEKKDYFWISDITPRMVMHPYRPDIVNKDIKDIPDSSLKSLYLRWKEVVAKEGAGYVDYLWQWKDDPSKMSPKLSYIKGFQPWGWIVGTGMYLDDIYAELNAIRNKFIAISTAILGIVLMLSLYSIRQTMKADNELMRSSIELKKLNESLKKSKERLRSLLENTSDWIWESDEKGRYIYSSPRVEALLGFSSEETMYKTIMDFVPIHLKNQYQETFKNLLIGGKSFRGFETTCQKKNGKHVVVENNAVPVFSENGGLLGYRGVTRDITKRKVAMEALKKSRDVLHANLEETVKSLALAEEKRDPYTAGHQTRVDRLACAIARELGLSEHQIEGLHFAALLHDIGKIALPSEFLSKPTLLSHQEHEIIKCHAKVGYDILKNIQFPWPVAEIVYQHHEYLDGSGYPRNLTDKDILLEAKILTVADVVEAISSHRPYRPSLGMEAAFEEIQNGRGIRYHAPSVDACLKLIKEEKMDFSVAPSSSETDSTLHHRSNL comes from the coding sequence ATGCTGGAAAATGTAATACTGAAAAGATTTAAGACCACCTCCCGGCGAATTGCAGTGCCGGCACTTTTGACGGTCGTTCTTTATCTCATCGCCATGTTTATTATTTTTCTTCCTCAGATTGAACGAAGCTTTATCAGCAGGAAGAAGGAAATGATTCGCGAGTTGACCGAAACGGTCTGGAGCCTGCTTGAAAGCTACCACGAACGCGAATTGTCCGGCGAACTGACCCTGCCCGAAGCGCAGCTCCGGGCAACCCTCCGGATTGGTAAACTCCGGTACGGTCCTGAAAAAAAAGATTATTTCTGGATTAGCGACATAACGCCACGGATGGTTATGCATCCGTATCGCCCGGATATTGTGAACAAGGACATCAAGGATATTCCGGATTCATCTCTCAAAAGTCTTTATTTAAGGTGGAAGGAGGTGGTTGCGAAGGAAGGCGCCGGGTATGTTGATTATCTGTGGCAATGGAAAGACGACCCCAGCAAAATGTCTCCTAAACTCTCCTATATCAAAGGCTTTCAACCATGGGGCTGGATTGTGGGTACCGGTATGTATCTTGATGACATTTATGCGGAACTTAACGCCATACGCAATAAGTTTATCGCTATTTCCACCGCTATCCTGGGCATCGTCCTGATGTTGTCCCTGTATTCCATTCGCCAGACTATGAAGGCCGACAATGAACTGATGCGAAGCTCCATTGAACTCAAGAAACTGAATGAATCGCTGAAAAAAAGCAAAGAGCGCTTAAGGAGCCTTCTGGAAAATACCAGTGACTGGATATGGGAAAGCGATGAAAAGGGGCGGTATATCTATTCAAGTCCAAGGGTGGAGGCGTTACTGGGTTTCTCCTCGGAAGAAACAATGTATAAAACCATCATGGATTTCGTGCCCATTCATTTAAAAAACCAGTATCAGGAAACCTTCAAAAATCTGCTTATCGGCGGGAAATCATTTAGAGGGTTTGAGACTACATGCCAGAAAAAAAACGGCAAGCATGTGGTTGTCGAAAACAATGCGGTGCCGGTTTTTTCAGAAAACGGCGGGCTTTTGGGGTACAGAGGGGTGACGCGGGACATCACGAAACGGAAAGTGGCCATGGAAGCGCTTAAAAAGAGTCGAGACGTCCTGCATGCAAACCTTGAGGAGACCGTGAAGTCGTTGGCCCTTGCTGAAGAAAAGCGTGATCCATACACTGCCGGCCATCAGACACGGGTTGACCGATTGGCCTGTGCCATTGCACGAGAACTGGGACTTTCAGAGCATCAGATTGAAGGGCTGCACTTTGCCGCACTTCTGCATGATATCGGCAAAATTGCCCTGCCGTCCGAATTTCTATCCAAACCGACCCTTTTGTCCCACCAGGAGCATGAAATTATTAAATGCCATGCCAAGGTCGGGTACGATATCTTGAAAAATATTCAGTTCCCTTGGCCCGTTGCGGAAATTGTATACCAGCACCACGAATATCTTGACGGTTCGGGGTATCCCAGGAATTTGACCGATAAGGACATTCTTCTTGAAGCGAAAATACTGACGGTTGCCGATGTGGTGGAGGCCATATCCTCCCACCGTCCCTACAGGCCGTCTCTCGGCATGGAAGCCGCATTCGAAGAGATACAGAACGGCCGGGGAATTCGATATCATGCCCCTAGTGTGGACGCCTGCCTGAAGCTCATCAAAGAGGAAAAGATGGATTTTTCAGTTGCGCCGTCATCATCGGAAACAGACAGCACACTACACCATAGGTCCAATTTGTAA
- a CDS encoding class I SAM-dependent methyltransferase produces the protein MNNMFIEQCWMDAWVNDVAGKDTLAVHKGYSTAEYWDNASVTYNTNKDEIKSRRTTRALTALREKGLLFEGMRVLDIGCGTGMMALALAQEGAWVTAMDFSAGMLDRFKSEIPKDLNNQITLVQEDWLQLDIRQKKWEKAFDLVVAFMSPAVANPKAFSKMIQCAAKGCAIRGWAARRQPQLFTDLWERIMNRPLDDKPQSILYKINLLFSMGLYPDVYFDVVEWDQIVSVEIEAENQISFFTKVTGKSAGDIRPVIHSYLQSRAENGQIEKKQKGLTATAVFLVDPLI, from the coding sequence ATGAATAATATGTTTATCGAGCAGTGTTGGATGGACGCCTGGGTTAATGATGTGGCCGGCAAAGATACCCTTGCCGTGCATAAGGGCTATTCAACCGCAGAGTACTGGGACAATGCTTCGGTAACGTATAATACGAACAAAGATGAAATTAAAAGTCGGCGTACGACCCGTGCTCTAACAGCGCTTAGGGAAAAGGGCCTGTTGTTTGAGGGCATGCGTGTCCTGGACATTGGCTGCGGCACCGGGATGATGGCTTTGGCCCTGGCACAGGAAGGCGCATGGGTTACGGCTATGGATTTTTCTGCAGGCATGCTTGACCGGTTCAAATCAGAGATCCCCAAAGACTTAAACAACCAAATTACCCTTGTGCAGGAAGACTGGCTCCAGCTGGATATCCGGCAAAAAAAGTGGGAAAAGGCCTTTGATCTGGTCGTGGCATTTATGTCACCGGCCGTGGCCAACCCAAAAGCATTTTCAAAAATGATCCAATGTGCGGCAAAAGGGTGCGCAATAAGGGGGTGGGCTGCCCGGCGTCAGCCCCAACTATTCACGGATCTGTGGGAAAGGATCATGAACCGTCCTCTGGACGATAAGCCCCAGAGCATTCTTTATAAGATTAATCTGCTGTTTTCCATGGGGCTCTATCCCGACGTTTATTTTGACGTGGTGGAATGGGATCAAATCGTTTCCGTGGAAATCGAAGCCGAGAATCAGATTTCTTTTTTTACAAAAGTGACTGGGAAATCTGCCGGGGATATCCGGCCTGTGATCCATTCATATCTACAGAGCCGGGCAGAAAATGGGCAGATTGAAAAAAAGCAGAAGGGACTGACCGCAACGGCTGTTTTTCTGGTTGATCCTTTGATTTAA
- a CDS encoding efflux RND transporter periplasmic adaptor subunit: MPSFLFRLIRVVVVLLLAAGVGWWLFVSREKPQKKQMTDTPPKVLCVPAVSGTFDMTVEAFGTVTPRNSVNLAMEVAGRIDYIHPDFREGARINKGEILLRLDQRTLVLNEKNARIQVDQARADIRLLEQETLNLKADVGLARSNLQLTSKELERIRALAQNQFASKTNLDKAEQQYLSAKNQLQQITNALALVPSRMALKKSAQASAQAALETASLMLEKSEIKADFYGFVMTKQVQVGEYVNPGQVLGVIYEKDALDVDIRIPLEELQWLGSVFKDGGRPQVSLTIANLKGGRSPVWPGHVVRIKAAVDEKTRTMPMTVEIGTIDVNEVVKDPLLLLRPGVFVKCRVKGEQKENVFKIPRTLMRSPDTLYLARENNLVIKKVNAIRWFEEDVYITGGLASGDLIIESPLPGALDGMAITVKKTRDNQ; the protein is encoded by the coding sequence ATGCCTTCTTTTTTATTTAGATTGATACGAGTGGTTGTGGTTCTGCTGCTTGCCGCAGGTGTGGGGTGGTGGCTGTTTGTTTCCAGGGAAAAACCTCAAAAAAAACAAATGACGGACACTCCGCCAAAAGTATTATGTGTTCCGGCAGTATCGGGCACGTTTGATATGACCGTTGAAGCCTTTGGGACGGTTACTCCCCGAAACAGTGTGAATCTGGCCATGGAGGTTGCCGGCCGCATTGATTATATCCACCCTGATTTTCGGGAAGGTGCACGTATTAATAAAGGTGAAATCCTTTTACGCCTTGATCAGCGCACCCTTGTTCTGAATGAAAAAAATGCACGGATACAGGTGGACCAGGCCCGGGCTGATATCCGTCTGCTTGAACAGGAAACATTGAATTTAAAGGCAGATGTCGGGCTTGCCCGCTCTAATCTGCAACTTACGTCCAAGGAATTGGAACGGATCAGGGCGTTGGCCCAAAATCAATTTGCATCTAAAACCAATTTGGATAAAGCGGAACAACAATATCTGTCCGCTAAAAATCAGTTACAGCAAATCACCAACGCCCTGGCGCTTGTCCCCTCGCGCATGGCTTTGAAAAAATCGGCCCAGGCTTCGGCCCAGGCTGCACTTGAAACAGCGTCGTTGATGCTTGAAAAATCTGAAATTAAAGCAGACTTTTACGGGTTTGTGATGACGAAACAGGTTCAGGTTGGGGAGTATGTTAATCCGGGCCAGGTGCTTGGGGTTATATATGAAAAAGATGCCCTGGATGTTGATATCCGTATTCCCCTTGAAGAACTTCAATGGCTGGGTTCTGTTTTTAAAGATGGTGGGCGGCCCCAAGTGAGTTTAACCATAGCCAATCTGAAAGGCGGACGCTCTCCGGTGTGGCCGGGCCATGTGGTCAGAATTAAAGCCGCTGTTGACGAAAAAACCCGGACCATGCCCATGACCGTTGAAATCGGCACCATTGATGTTAACGAAGTTGTTAAAGATCCTTTGCTGCTGCTCAGACCCGGTGTCTTTGTCAAGTGCCGTGTCAAAGGAGAACAAAAGGAAAACGTGTTTAAGATTCCGCGAACGCTTATGCGTTCTCCGGATACCCTGTATCTGGCCCGGGAAAATAATCTTGTGATTAAAAAGGTCAACGCAATCCGGTGGTTTGAAGAAGATGTTTATATCACCGGGGGCCTGGCCTCCGGTGACCTGATCATTGAATCACCCTTGCCCGGCGCTTTGGACGGTATGGCCATCACCGTTAAAAAAACCAGGGATAACCAATGA
- a CDS encoding metal-dependent transcriptional regulator: protein MTKSLDLSESLEDYLETILQLQTTNTVARSKDIAERLDIKRGSVTGMLKKLAAQELINYEPYGYVTLTAKGEKIAKEIEKRHIMLKDFLVRFIGVEEQKADDTACRMEHAMDTSTFKKFQAFIQSMDDGPHREDD from the coding sequence ATGACCAAATCACTTGACCTGTCCGAAAGTTTGGAAGACTATCTTGAAACCATACTTCAACTTCAAACAACCAATACGGTTGCCCGGTCAAAGGACATTGCCGAACGGCTCGATATCAAGCGCGGATCCGTCACCGGAATGCTCAAAAAACTGGCGGCCCAGGAACTGATCAATTACGAACCTTACGGCTATGTGACCCTGACAGCCAAAGGTGAAAAAATAGCAAAAGAAATTGAAAAACGCCATATTATGTTAAAAGATTTTCTGGTCCGCTTTATCGGCGTGGAGGAACAAAAGGCTGACGACACCGCATGCCGCATGGAGCATGCCATGGACACATCCACCTTTAAAAAATTCCAGGCCTTTATTCAATCCATGGACGACGGCCCTCACCGGGAAGACGATTAA
- a CDS encoding YebG family protein, which produces MPVIVQYIVVRDGDEKMTFATKKEADAYDKMLDIADNLFDFLENSDIALDETRKEEISLLLAEKRDEVMPILRGVSPKAKNERKKSVSPSERTKTRGKAAAKQTTSKRPDTSETHTVPETNPVAESAAKAASRTKGGSSKKSG; this is translated from the coding sequence ATGCCCGTAATTGTCCAATATATTGTTGTCAGGGATGGAGATGAAAAAATGACATTCGCGACAAAAAAAGAAGCAGACGCCTATGACAAAATGTTAGATATTGCCGACAATTTATTTGATTTTCTTGAAAATTCTGATATCGCTCTTGATGAAACCCGCAAAGAAGAAATTTCCCTTTTGTTGGCTGAAAAACGCGATGAGGTAATGCCTATTTTAAGGGGCGTTTCCCCCAAAGCCAAAAACGAACGGAAAAAGAGCGTCTCGCCTTCGGAAAGGACCAAAACCCGGGGAAAGGCGGCTGCAAAACAGACTACATCCAAACGGCCCGATACATCTGAAACCCACACAGTTCCTGAAACCAACCCTGTTGCTGAGTCTGCGGCCAAAGCCGCGTCCCGTACAAAGGGGGGATCTTCAAAAAAGAGTGGATAG
- a CDS encoding efflux RND transporter permease subunit → MKALGKWSVEHRVTVNLVMVFLIVAGMFTAINMKREMFPQFSLDMISISVEYPGASPEDVEEGICIKIEEQLKSIEDIKTMYSSAVEGHAEVTLELDAGTDITDKLNEVRTEIDLIDSFPTQAEDPVVVEIKNNEPAIYVAVYGDVGERILKQTADKIRDDLVGFDEISLAELMGVREYEISVEISEENLRKFSLSFDDVVRAVGTGSLELPGGLVKTPGGEFLIRAKGKRYTGAEYEQIPLVTRADGTEVRLGDVARVVDGFEDQDLQSRFNGQPAAMVMVERTSSQDTIAISNRVLDYIDDARDDLPQGIRLGHWYNIANMVQDRIDLLLKNGIQGIILVFVVLALFLDLGLAFWVASGIPITFMGAFLFLEYIGASVNMLSLFGFIMTLGILVDDAIIVGENVYTHYAAGKTAKQAVMAAMEQVGGPVVMAVTTTIVAFAPLMFITGIMGKFIAVMPQSVICILIISLIEAFFILPAHLEGTLSHPSAGGHRPKIYKVLFWIRWIKTDIAYIHGVLRIRMEKGMNRVIYAYYLPVLRYCIKNRYFTLVLGVGCLIISIGLIAGGHVPYTFFPKTDSDWMLSEIVYPLGTPFETTQDTIKQIENGAFKLNDYFRDRVEDKKDLVVNTFSLVGVIPRRDWKEGISGGHCGEAWIEILPAAKRPDILASEVTAKWREFTGDILGAEQSTFTIIGGGPGGNPIEIRLHGSELAQMEAAAQVLKQEIASYPGTFDITDDFRSGKMEKQIYIRPGAESLGVTMADIANQLRQGYYGDEVLKIQRGKHDIKVMVRYSKQERETESSIDRFRIRTKDNREIPLNQVARIETQRGYAAIKRVDRHRVITVTSNIDEEIANARNIVKDLSKNFLPDMIKQFPGVDYDLEGQAKRSKESMDSLIKGFIVAAMIIFLLLASQFRSYSQPFIIMTAIPFGLIGAIVGHFIMGLDITMISIFGIVALSGVVVNDSLILIDFINVNVAKGTDVFEAVIQSGETRFRPVILTSFTTVAGLAPLLTETSFQAKFLIPMAVSISFGLVAATVLTLIFVPTLYVVIREWTQLLTGGQDVQRDG, encoded by the coding sequence ATGAAAGCCCTTGGCAAATGGTCCGTGGAACACCGTGTTACGGTGAACCTGGTCATGGTGTTTTTGATTGTGGCCGGGATGTTCACGGCCATAAACATGAAACGGGAGATGTTTCCGCAATTCTCTTTGGATATGATCAGTATCTCCGTGGAATATCCGGGGGCTTCCCCCGAGGATGTGGAAGAGGGCATCTGCATCAAAATTGAAGAGCAGCTCAAAAGCATTGAAGATATTAAAACCATGTATTCCTCCGCAGTTGAAGGCCATGCGGAGGTGACGCTGGAACTTGATGCCGGAACGGACATCACCGACAAGCTCAACGAGGTCAGAACCGAGATTGATCTGATCGATTCTTTCCCCACCCAGGCCGAAGATCCTGTGGTGGTTGAGATTAAAAACAATGAGCCGGCTATTTATGTGGCTGTTTACGGTGATGTGGGGGAACGAATCCTTAAGCAGACCGCCGACAAAATCAGGGATGACCTGGTGGGATTTGATGAGATCTCCCTGGCAGAACTTATGGGTGTCCGGGAGTATGAGATCTCAGTGGAAATTTCCGAAGAAAATCTGCGCAAGTTCTCCCTCTCCTTTGATGATGTGGTGCGCGCCGTGGGTACGGGGAGCCTTGAATTACCTGGCGGACTGGTTAAAACCCCCGGCGGCGAGTTTTTAATCCGGGCCAAAGGCAAACGGTATACCGGTGCTGAATATGAACAGATTCCTTTGGTGACAAGGGCTGACGGCACTGAGGTCCGGCTCGGGGATGTGGCCCGGGTAGTGGACGGGTTTGAGGACCAGGACCTTCAATCCCGGTTTAACGGGCAGCCGGCTGCCATGGTGATGGTGGAGCGCACCAGTTCCCAGGACACCATTGCCATTTCCAACCGGGTGCTTGACTATATTGATGATGCCCGGGATGATCTGCCCCAAGGGATACGTCTTGGACATTGGTATAATATAGCGAACATGGTTCAGGACCGTATTGATCTCTTACTCAAAAACGGAATCCAGGGCATTATTCTGGTGTTTGTGGTGCTGGCCCTGTTTTTGGATTTAGGCCTTGCCTTCTGGGTAGCTTCGGGGATTCCCATTACCTTTATGGGAGCGTTTCTTTTCCTGGAATACATTGGGGCGTCAGTGAATATGCTCTCTTTGTTCGGGTTTATCATGACCTTGGGTATTCTTGTGGATGACGCCATTATTGTGGGGGAGAATGTCTATACCCATTACGCTGCCGGTAAAACAGCCAAGCAGGCTGTCATGGCGGCCATGGAGCAGGTGGGGGGACCGGTGGTTATGGCCGTGACCACCACCATTGTGGCGTTTGCGCCTTTAATGTTTATCACCGGCATCATGGGAAAGTTCATCGCTGTGATGCCCCAGTCCGTGATCTGCATTCTTATTATATCCCTTATAGAAGCCTTTTTTATTCTTCCGGCCCACCTGGAAGGCACCCTGTCGCACCCATCTGCAGGAGGTCACAGGCCAAAGATTTACAAGGTGCTGTTTTGGATCCGCTGGATCAAAACAGATATCGCCTATATTCACGGCGTGCTGAGAATCCGGATGGAAAAAGGAATGAACCGCGTCATCTACGCCTATTATCTTCCAGTACTGCGTTATTGTATTAAAAACAGATATTTTACCCTGGTGCTGGGTGTGGGATGCCTGATCATAAGTATAGGACTGATCGCCGGTGGGCATGTACCGTATACCTTTTTCCCGAAAACGGATTCCGACTGGATGCTTTCGGAAATTGTATACCCCTTGGGTACCCCATTTGAAACCACCCAGGATACCATTAAACAGATTGAGAACGGTGCCTTTAAACTCAACGATTATTTCAGGGACCGGGTTGAGGATAAAAAAGATCTGGTTGTAAATACGTTCTCCCTGGTAGGGGTCATACCACGCCGGGACTGGAAAGAAGGGATATCGGGCGGGCATTGCGGTGAAGCCTGGATCGAGATCTTACCGGCTGCAAAGCGTCCGGATATCCTGGCTTCGGAGGTGACGGCCAAATGGCGGGAATTCACCGGTGATATTCTCGGGGCGGAGCAGTCCACATTTACCATTATTGGTGGCGGTCCCGGGGGCAACCCCATTGAGATCCGTCTGCACGGCAGTGAGCTTGCCCAAATGGAAGCGGCAGCTCAGGTCCTTAAGCAGGAGATTGCATCCTATCCGGGCACCTTTGACATCACCGATGATTTCAGGTCCGGAAAGATGGAAAAACAGATCTATATCCGGCCGGGTGCTGAATCTTTAGGCGTGACCATGGCCGACATCGCCAACCAGCTTCGCCAAGGCTATTACGGTGATGAGGTCCTTAAAATTCAGCGGGGAAAACATGATATCAAGGTCATGGTCCGGTATTCCAAGCAGGAACGGGAAACCGAATCCAGCATAGACCGGTTTCGCATCCGGACAAAAGATAACCGGGAAATACCCTTGAACCAGGTGGCCCGGATAGAGACCCAAAGGGGCTACGCCGCAATTAAGCGTGTGGACAGGCACAGGGTGATTACGGTGACTTCCAATATAGATGAGGAGATTGCCAATGCCCGGAATATTGTAAAGGACTTAAGTAAAAACTTTCTGCCGGATATGATCAAGCAATTTCCCGGGGTTGACTATGACCTTGAAGGTCAAGCCAAGCGCAGCAAGGAGTCCATGGACAGCCTGATAAAAGGGTTTATTGTGGCAGCCATGATAATTTTTTTGCTTTTAGCAAGTCAGTTTCGCTCCTACAGCCAGCCATTTATCATTATGACCGCGATCCCCTTTGGCCTGATCGGGGCCATTGTGGGGCATTTTATAATGGGTCTGGATATTACCATGATTTCGATTTTCGGAATCGTGGCGCTGTCCGGCGTTGTGGTTAACGACTCCCTGATTCTCATTGATTTTATCAATGTTAACGTAGCTAAGGGAACAGACGTGTTTGAGGCTGTGATCCAATCCGGTGAAACCCGGTTCCGCCCGGTGATTTTGACCTCTTTCACCACGGTGGCAGGCCTTGCCCCGCTTTTAACGGAAACAAGTTTCCAGGCCAAATTTCTTATACCCATGGCCGTAAGTATCAGTTTCGGTCTGGTTGCCGCCACAGTGCTGACCTTGATTTTTGTACCGACACTGTATGTAGTGATTCGTGAATGGACTCAGTTGTTAACAGGCGGGCAGGATGTACAAAGAGATGGGTAG
- a CDS encoding alpha/beta hydrolase: MRQDIVMIHGMWGGGWYWEKYKNFFTEKGYICHTPNLCYHNVDPKAEPDPRLGTTSLIQYAQDLENYIKGKGLNTKPIIMGHSMGGLLAQILGARGVASALVLLTPAAPAGIFSLNFSVIKTFWPVLFKWGFWEKPHCLPFKNSVYGMMHLMSENDQKKHYSQCVHESGKAATEIAFWQQAARVDESKVKCPVLVVAGKEDRITPAPAVKKVAQKYGAFPKNYKCFDKHAHMVVCEPGWEDVAGFIWEWLKHTQTKTNKI; encoded by the coding sequence ATGAGACAAGATATAGTGATGATTCATGGGATGTGGGGAGGGGGATGGTATTGGGAAAAATACAAAAATTTTTTCACTGAAAAAGGGTATATATGTCACACTCCCAATCTTTGTTACCACAATGTCGATCCAAAAGCCGAACCTGACCCCCGGCTTGGAACTACCAGTCTGATCCAATATGCGCAGGATCTTGAAAATTACATTAAAGGAAAGGGATTAAATACAAAACCAATCATAATGGGCCACTCCATGGGGGGCCTGCTGGCGCAAATACTGGGCGCCCGGGGAGTCGCGTCTGCACTTGTACTTTTAACGCCTGCCGCTCCCGCTGGAATTTTTTCATTGAATTTTTCGGTTATAAAAACGTTTTGGCCGGTGTTATTTAAATGGGGCTTCTGGGAGAAACCGCATTGCTTGCCGTTTAAAAATTCGGTGTATGGAATGATGCACCTTATGAGCGAAAATGATCAGAAAAAGCATTACAGCCAGTGCGTACACGAATCTGGAAAGGCGGCCACAGAAATCGCGTTTTGGCAGCAGGCCGCCCGTGTAGACGAATCCAAGGTGAAGTGCCCTGTCCTTGTGGTGGCAGGTAAAGAAGACCGCATTACACCTGCGCCGGCGGTGAAAAAGGTAGCCCAAAAATATGGTGCGTTTCCAAAAAATTACAAATGCTTTGATAAACACGCCCATATGGTGGTGTGCGAGCCTGGGTGGGAGGATGTTGCCGGGTTTATTTGGGAGTGGTTAAAACACACACAAACCAAGACAAACAAAATATAG